One region of Sylvia atricapilla isolate bSylAtr1 chromosome Z, bSylAtr1.pri, whole genome shotgun sequence genomic DNA includes:
- the LOC136373894 gene encoding protein Wnt-11b-like, which produces MGRPSAAATALLCQLGLSAAIQWLGLASSGVSWNESQHCRLMVPEQLQLCRRHLEVMPSVVRAARRTQQLCQQSFADMRWNCSSIQRAPSFGPDLLTGTREAAFVHALAAAAVAQGIARSCASGELPLCSCGPGPSEPPAPGSRWGGCGDNLSHGLQLGAAFTDGSGRAGTGGAPGLRAVNRHNGAVGRAVLSDSLDTRCKCHGVSGSCSVKTCWKGLPDLGEIASELKSRYLAALKVTHRLLGPRKQLIPKEGDARPVTEMDLVYLINSPDYCTPNPQLGSLGTQDRPCNRSSVGSDSCDLLCCGRGYNTYTEEVQERCHCRYRWCCSVVCRRCRRSLERHVCK; this is translated from the exons ATGGGCcgcccctccgccgccgccacggcgctgctgtgccagctgggcCTGTCCGCAGCCATCCAGTGGCT CGGGCTGGCGAGCAGCGGGGTGTCCTGGAACGAGAGCCAGCACTGCCGGCTGATGGTGccggagcagctgcagctgtgccgCCGGCACCTGGAGGTGATGCCCAGCGTCGTCCGCGCCGCCCGCCggacacagcagctgtgccagcagagcttTGCCGACATGAGGTGGAACTGCTCCTCCATCCAGAGGGCCCCCAGCTTCGGCCCCGACCTGCTCACAG GAACACGGGAAGCCGCCTTCGTGCACGCACTGGCAGCGGCAGCCGTGGCCCAGGGCATCGCCCGCTCCTGCGCCTCCGGGGAGCTCCCGCTGTGCTCCtgcggccccggcccctccgaGCCCCCCGCGCCCGGCTCCCGCTGGGGCGGCTGCGGGGATAACCTGAGCCACGGCCTCCAGCTCGGAGCCGCCTTCACCGACGGCTCCGGCAGAGCCGGCACCGGGGGCGCGCCCGGGCTCAGGGCCGTGAACCGGCACAACGGAGCCGTGGGACGGGCG gtgctCAGTGACTCCCTGGATACCAGGTGTAAATGTCACGGGGTTTCAGGCTCCTGCTCAGTGAAGACCTGCTGGAAAGGGCTGCCAGACCTGGGTGAAATTGCCTCTGAGCTCAAATCCAGGTACCTGGCAGCCCTCAAGGTGACCCATCGGCTCTTGGGCCCCAGGAAGCAGCTGATCCCCAAGGAAGGGGATGCCAGGCCAGTGACAGAGATGGATCTGGTTTATCTCATCAACTCTCCTGACTACTGCACGCCAAACCCCCAGCTGGgttccctggggacacaggacag GCCGTGCAACAGGAGCTCGGTGGGCAGTGACAGCTGTgacctgctgtgctgtggccGTGGCTACAACACCTACACGGAGGAGGTGCAGGAGCGCTGCCACTGCCGCTACCGCTGGTGCTGCTCCGTGGTGTGCAGGCGCTGCCGGCGCAGCCTGGAGAGACACGTCTGCAAATGA